In a single window of the Bos javanicus breed banteng chromosome 16, ARS-OSU_banteng_1.0, whole genome shotgun sequence genome:
- the MIB2 gene encoding E3 ubiquitin-protein ligase MIB2 isoform X3, translated as MDPDPQAGVQVGMRVVRGVDWKWGQQDGGEGGVGTVVELGRHGSPSTPDRTVVVQWDHGTRTNYRAGYQGAHDLLLYDNAQIGVRHPNIICDCCKKHGLRGMRWKCRICFDYDLCTQCYMHNKHDLAHAFERYETAHSRPVMLSPRQGLPRIPLRGIFQGAKVVRGPDWEWGSQDGGEGKPGRVVDIRGWDVETGRSVASVTWADGTTNVYRVGHKGKVDLKCVGEAAGGFYYRDHLPRLGKPAELQRRVSADGQPFQRGDKVKCLLDADVLREMQEGHGGWNPRMAKQNSCLVGEVVRVIDDLDMVKRLQAGHGEWTDDMAPALGRIGRVLKVFGDGNVGVLVSGKLWTFSPSCLVAYRPEEDANLDVAGRARENKSSLSVVLDKLRAQKSDLEHPGKLVVEVALGNVARALDLLRRHPEQVDTKNQGRTALQMAAYLGQVELVRLLLQAQAGVDLPDDEGNTALHYAALGNQPEAARVLLSSGCGANALNSTRSSALHVAVQRGFLEVVKVLCERGCDVNLPDAHADTPLHCAISAGTGASGIVEVLTEVPGIDVTATNSQGFTLLHHASLKGHTLAVRRILARARQLVDAKKEDGFTALHLAAFNNHGEVAQVLIQEGHCDVNARNRKLQSPLHLAVQQAHVGLVPLLVDAGCSVNAEDEEGDTALHVALQRHQLLPLAADGSAGDPGPLQLLSRLQASGLPSSAELTAGAAMAYYLALEGADLSYANHRGRSPLDLAAEGRLLKALQGCAQRFRERQAGGSGSGGSAQGPRLVLSAPNTVTNLHVAAPTGPEAAECLVCSELALLVLFSPCQHRTVCEECARRMKKCIRCQVVISKKLRPGGARRPPRPAAPRRHGGGQRSPRARPTAAVGGGAAEPLQADGGAHHLSDLHRQPHPPRVPVRPRRVRALWRGAQRLPDLPPAHPRPHPDLRVAGAPRLVPGPCPAAALTSPFSVFYKKIAGLCAWLPVWGGAVRVPHR; from the exons ATGGACCCAGACCCCCAAGCGGGCGTGCAGGTGGGCATGCGCGTGGTGCGTGGCGTGGACTGGAAGTGGGGCCAGCAGGACGGCGGCGAGGGCGGCGTGGGCACGGTGGTGGAGCTCGGCCGCCACGGCAGCCCTTCGACCCCCGACCGCACGGTGGTCGTGCAGTGGGACCACGGCACTCGCACCAACTACCGCGCGGGCTACCAGGGCGCACACGACCTGCTGCTCTATGACAACGCCCAAATCG GTGTCCGCCACCCCAACATCATCTGCGACTGCTGCAAGAAGCACGGGCTGCGGGGCATGCGCTGGAAGTGCCGTATCTGCTTCGACTACGATCTCTGCACGCAATGCTACATGCACAACAAACACGACCTGGCCCACGCCTTCGAGCGCTACGAGACGGCCCACTCGCGCCC GGTCATGCTGAGTCCCCGCCAGGGCCTCCCAAGGATCCCGTTAAGGGGCATCTTCCAGGGGGCGAAGGTGGTTCGGGGCCCCGACTGGGAGTGGGGCTCACAGGATG gaggagaagggaaaccaGGCCGAGTAGTGGACATCCGTGGCTGGGACGTGGAGACAGGCCGGAGCGTGGCCAGTGTGACGTGGGCTGATGGCACCACCAACGTGTACCGTGTGGGCCACAAGGGCAAGGTGGATCTCAAGTGTGTGGGCGAGGCAGCTGGCGGCTTCTACTACAGGGACCACCTCCCAAGGCTTG gcaagCCCGCAGAGCTGCAGCGCAGGGTCAGTGCTGATGGCCAGCCCTTCCAGCGTGGGGACAAGGTCAAGTGTCTGCTGGACGCGGATGTGCTGAGGGAGATGCAGGAAGGCCACGGCGGGTGGAACCCCCGGATGGCCAAG CAAAACTCCTGCTTGGTGGGTGAGGTGGTGCGGGTTATCGATGACCTTGACATGGTGAAGCGGCTGCAGGCTGGCCATGGGGAGTGGACCGATGACATGGCCCCT GCTCTGGGCCGCATTGGGAGAGTGCTGAAGGTTTTCGGAGATGGGAACGTGGGTGTGCTGGTCAGTGGGAAGCTGTGGACCTTTAGCCCCTCCTGCCTGGTGGCCTACCGGCCTGAGGAAGATGCCAACCTGGACGTAGCTGGGCGAGCCCGGGAGAACAAAA gctcCCTGAGCGTTGTCTTGGACAAGCTTCGAGCCCAGAAGAGTGACCTGGAGCACCCAGGGAAGCTGGTGGTGGAGGTGGCTCTGGGCAATGTGGCCCGGGCTCTGGACCTGCTGCGGCGGCACCCAGAACAG GTGGACACCAAGAATCAGGGCAGGACTGCCCTGCAGATGGCTGCCTACCTAGGCCAGGTGGAGCTGGTGCGGCTGCTGCTGCAGGCTCAGGCGGGCGTTGACCTGCCGGATGATGAGGGCAACACGGCACTGCACTACGCAGCCCTGGG GAACCAGCCCGAGGCTGCCCGGGTGCTCTTGAGCTCAGGTTGTGGGGCCAATGCTCTGAACAGCACTCGGAGCTCAGCACTGCATGTGGCCGTGCAGAGGGGCTTCCTGGAAGTGGTGAAGGTCCTGTGTGAGCGTGGCTGTGACGTCAACCTGCCT GATGCCCATGCTGATACACCCCTGCACTGCGCCATCTCAGCGGGCACTGGTGCCAGCGGCATTGTGGAGGTCCTCACCGAGGTGCCAGGCATCGATGTCACTGCCACCAACAGCCAGGGCTTCACTCTGCTGCACCATGCGTCCCTCAAAGGCCACACACT AGCTGTCAGGAGGATTCTGGCGCGGGCACGGCAGCTGGTGGACGCCAAGAAGGAGGATGGTTTTACGGCACTGCACCTGGCCGCCTTCAACAACCACGGGGAGGTGGCCCAGGTTCTCATCCAAGAG ggccACTGTGATGTGAACGCTCGCAACCGTAAGCTGCAGTCCCCACTGCACCTGGCTGTGCAGCAGGCCCACGTGGGGCTGGTGCCACTGCTGGTGGATGCGGGCTGCAGCGTCAACGCCGAGGATGAGGAGGGGGACACGGCTCTGCACGTGGCCCTGCAGCGCCACCAGCTGCTGCCTCTGGCAGCTGATGGGAGCGCAGGGGACCCGGGTCCCCTGCAGCTGCTGTCCAGG CTACAGGCCTCGGGCCTTCCGAGCAGTGCAGAGCTGACGGCAGGCGCGGCTATGGCCTACTACTTAGCGCTGGAGGGCGCCGACCTGAGCTACGCCAACCACCGCGGCCGGAGTCCCCTGGACCTGGCTGCCGAGGGTCGCCTGCTCAAAGCCCTGCAGGGCTGTGCTCAGCGCTTCCG GGAGCGGCAGGCTGGAGGCAGTGGCAGCGGGGGCTCGGCCCAGGGTCCAAGACTGGTGCTCAGTGCTCCGAACACTGTAACCAACCTGCATGTGGCCGCGCCGACGGGCCCCGAGGCCGCTGAGTGCCTAGTGTGCTCGGAGCTGGCGCTGCTGGTGCTGTTCTCGCCCTGCCAGCATCGCACAGTGTGCGAGG AGTGCGCGCGCAGGATGAAGAAATGCATCAGGTGCCAGGTGGTCATCAGCAAGAAGCTGCGCCCAGGTGGGGCCcggcgcccgccccgccccgctgcCCCCAG ACGGCACGGAGGTGGTCAGCGCAGCCCCCGCGCCCGGCCCACCGCGGCAGTTGGTGGAGGAGCTGCAGAGCCGCTACAGGCAGATGGAGGAGCGCATCACCTGTCCGATTTGCATCGACAGCCACATCCGCCTCGTGTTCCAGTGCGGCCACGGCGCGTGCGCGCCCTGTGGCGCGGCGCTCAGCGCCTGCCCGATCTGCCGCCAGCCCATCCGCGACCGCATCCAGATCTTCGTGTAGCCGGCGCCCCCCGCCTCGTTCCGGGGCCATGCCCCGCGGCCGCCCTCACGAGCcctttctctgtattttataaaaagattGCTGGACTTTGTGCCTGGTTGCCTGTGTGGGGCGGGGCCGTGCGGGTCCCCCACCGCTGA
- the MIB2 gene encoding E3 ubiquitin-protein ligase MIB2 isoform X6 has protein sequence MDPDPQAGVQVGMRVVRGVDWKWGQQDGGEGGVGTVVELGRHGSPSTPDRTVVVQWDHGTRTNYRAGYQGAHDLLLYDNAQIGVRHPNIICDCCKKHGLRGMRWKCRICFDYDLCTQCYMHNKHDLAHAFERYETAHSRPVMLSPRQGLPRIPLRGIFQGAKVVRGPDWEWGSQDGGEGKPGRVVDIRGWDVETGRSVASVTWADGTTNVYRVGHKGKVDLKCVGEAAGGFYYRDHLPRLGKPAELQRRVSADGQPFQRGDKVKCLLDADVLREMQEGHGGWNPRMAKTGTVHRITDRGDVRVQFSHKTRWTFHPGALTKQNSCLVGEVVRVIDDLDMVKRLQAGHGEWTDDMAPALGRIGRVLKVFGDGNVGVLVSGKLWTFSPSCLVAYRPEEDANLDVAGRARENKSSLSVVLDKLRAQKSDLEHPGKLVVEVALGNVARALDLLRRHPEQVDTKNQGRTALQMAAYLGQVELVRLLLQAQAGVDLPDDEGNTALHYAALGNQPEAARVLLSSGCGANALNSTRSSALHVAVQRGFLEVVKVLCERGCDVNLPDAHADTPLHCAISAGTGASGIVEVLTEVPGIDVTATNSQGFTLLHHASLKGHTLAVRRILARARQLVDAKKEDGFTALHLAAFNNHGEVAQVLIQEGHCDVNARNRKLQSPLHLAVQQAHVGLVPLLVDAGCSVNAEDEEGDTALHVALQRHQLLPLAADGSAGDPGPLQLLSRLQASGLPSSAELTAGAAMAYYLALEGADLSYANHRGRSPLDLAAEGRLLKALQGCAQRFRERQAGGSGSGGSAQGPRLVLSAPNTVTNLHVAAPTGPEAAECLVCSELALLVLFSPCQHRTVCEECARRMKKCIRCQVVISKKLRPDGTEVVSAAPAPGPPRQLVEELQSRYRQMEERITCPICIDSHIRLVFQCGHGACAPCGAALSACPICRQPIRDRIQIFV, from the exons ATGGACCCAGACCCCCAAGCGGGCGTGCAGGTGGGCATGCGCGTGGTGCGTGGCGTGGACTGGAAGTGGGGCCAGCAGGACGGCGGCGAGGGCGGCGTGGGCACGGTGGTGGAGCTCGGCCGCCACGGCAGCCCTTCGACCCCCGACCGCACGGTGGTCGTGCAGTGGGACCACGGCACTCGCACCAACTACCGCGCGGGCTACCAGGGCGCACACGACCTGCTGCTCTATGACAACGCCCAAATCG GTGTCCGCCACCCCAACATCATCTGCGACTGCTGCAAGAAGCACGGGCTGCGGGGCATGCGCTGGAAGTGCCGTATCTGCTTCGACTACGATCTCTGCACGCAATGCTACATGCACAACAAACACGACCTGGCCCACGCCTTCGAGCGCTACGAGACGGCCCACTCGCGCCC GGTCATGCTGAGTCCCCGCCAGGGCCTCCCAAGGATCCCGTTAAGGGGCATCTTCCAGGGGGCGAAGGTGGTTCGGGGCCCCGACTGGGAGTGGGGCTCACAGGATG gaggagaagggaaaccaGGCCGAGTAGTGGACATCCGTGGCTGGGACGTGGAGACAGGCCGGAGCGTGGCCAGTGTGACGTGGGCTGATGGCACCACCAACGTGTACCGTGTGGGCCACAAGGGCAAGGTGGATCTCAAGTGTGTGGGCGAGGCAGCTGGCGGCTTCTACTACAGGGACCACCTCCCAAGGCTTG gcaagCCCGCAGAGCTGCAGCGCAGGGTCAGTGCTGATGGCCAGCCCTTCCAGCGTGGGGACAAGGTCAAGTGTCTGCTGGACGCGGATGTGCTGAGGGAGATGCAGGAAGGCCACGGCGGGTGGAACCCCCGGATGGCCAAG ACGGGCACCGTGCACCGCATCACAGACCGTGGGGACGTGCGTGTGCAGTTCAGCCACAAGACCCGCTGGACCTTCCACCCTGGGGCTCTCACCAAG CAAAACTCCTGCTTGGTGGGTGAGGTGGTGCGGGTTATCGATGACCTTGACATGGTGAAGCGGCTGCAGGCTGGCCATGGGGAGTGGACCGATGACATGGCCCCT GCTCTGGGCCGCATTGGGAGAGTGCTGAAGGTTTTCGGAGATGGGAACGTGGGTGTGCTGGTCAGTGGGAAGCTGTGGACCTTTAGCCCCTCCTGCCTGGTGGCCTACCGGCCTGAGGAAGATGCCAACCTGGACGTAGCTGGGCGAGCCCGGGAGAACAAAA gctcCCTGAGCGTTGTCTTGGACAAGCTTCGAGCCCAGAAGAGTGACCTGGAGCACCCAGGGAAGCTGGTGGTGGAGGTGGCTCTGGGCAATGTGGCCCGGGCTCTGGACCTGCTGCGGCGGCACCCAGAACAG GTGGACACCAAGAATCAGGGCAGGACTGCCCTGCAGATGGCTGCCTACCTAGGCCAGGTGGAGCTGGTGCGGCTGCTGCTGCAGGCTCAGGCGGGCGTTGACCTGCCGGATGATGAGGGCAACACGGCACTGCACTACGCAGCCCTGGG GAACCAGCCCGAGGCTGCCCGGGTGCTCTTGAGCTCAGGTTGTGGGGCCAATGCTCTGAACAGCACTCGGAGCTCAGCACTGCATGTGGCCGTGCAGAGGGGCTTCCTGGAAGTGGTGAAGGTCCTGTGTGAGCGTGGCTGTGACGTCAACCTGCCT GATGCCCATGCTGATACACCCCTGCACTGCGCCATCTCAGCGGGCACTGGTGCCAGCGGCATTGTGGAGGTCCTCACCGAGGTGCCAGGCATCGATGTCACTGCCACCAACAGCCAGGGCTTCACTCTGCTGCACCATGCGTCCCTCAAAGGCCACACACT AGCTGTCAGGAGGATTCTGGCGCGGGCACGGCAGCTGGTGGACGCCAAGAAGGAGGATGGTTTTACGGCACTGCACCTGGCCGCCTTCAACAACCACGGGGAGGTGGCCCAGGTTCTCATCCAAGAG ggccACTGTGATGTGAACGCTCGCAACCGTAAGCTGCAGTCCCCACTGCACCTGGCTGTGCAGCAGGCCCACGTGGGGCTGGTGCCACTGCTGGTGGATGCGGGCTGCAGCGTCAACGCCGAGGATGAGGAGGGGGACACGGCTCTGCACGTGGCCCTGCAGCGCCACCAGCTGCTGCCTCTGGCAGCTGATGGGAGCGCAGGGGACCCGGGTCCCCTGCAGCTGCTGTCCAGG CTACAGGCCTCGGGCCTTCCGAGCAGTGCAGAGCTGACGGCAGGCGCGGCTATGGCCTACTACTTAGCGCTGGAGGGCGCCGACCTGAGCTACGCCAACCACCGCGGCCGGAGTCCCCTGGACCTGGCTGCCGAGGGTCGCCTGCTCAAAGCCCTGCAGGGCTGTGCTCAGCGCTTCCG GGAGCGGCAGGCTGGAGGCAGTGGCAGCGGGGGCTCGGCCCAGGGTCCAAGACTGGTGCTCAGTGCTCCGAACACTGTAACCAACCTGCATGTGGCCGCGCCGACGGGCCCCGAGGCCGCTGAGTGCCTAGTGTGCTCGGAGCTGGCGCTGCTGGTGCTGTTCTCGCCCTGCCAGCATCGCACAGTGTGCGAGG AGTGCGCGCGCAGGATGAAGAAATGCATCAGGTGCCAGGTGGTCATCAGCAAGAAGCTGCGCCCAG ACGGCACGGAGGTGGTCAGCGCAGCCCCCGCGCCCGGCCCACCGCGGCAGTTGGTGGAGGAGCTGCAGAGCCGCTACAGGCAGATGGAGGAGCGCATCACCTGTCCGATTTGCATCGACAGCCACATCCGCCTCGTGTTCCAGTGCGGCCACGGCGCGTGCGCGCCCTGTGGCGCGGCGCTCAGCGCCTGCCCGATCTGCCGCCAGCCCATCCGCGACCGCATCCAGATCTTCGTGTAG
- the MIB2 gene encoding E3 ubiquitin-protein ligase MIB2 isoform X2, protein MDPDPQAGVQVGMRVVRGVDWKWGQQDGGEGGVGTVVELGRHGSPSTPDRTVVVQWDHGTRTNYRAGYQGAHDLLLYDNAQIGVRHPNIICDCCKKHGLRGMRWKCRICFDYDLCTQCYMHNKHDLAHAFERYETAHSRPVMLSPRQGLPRIPLRGIFQGAKVVRGPDWEWGSQDGGEGKPGRVVDIRGWDVETGRSVASVTWADGTTNVYRVGHKGKVDLKCVGEAAGGFYYRDHLPRLGKPAELQRRVSADGQPFQRGDKVKCLLDADVLREMQEGHGGWNPRMAKTGTVHRITDRGDVRVQFSHKTRWTFHPGALTKQNSCLVGEVVRVIDDLDMVKRLQAGHGEWTDDMAPALGRIGRVLKVFGDGNVGVLVSGKLWTFSPSCLVAYRPEEDANLDVAGRARENKSSLSVVLDKLRAQKSDLEHPGKLVVEVALGNVARALDLLRRHPEQVDTKNQGRTALQMAAYLGQVELVRLLLQAQAGVDLPDDEGNTALHYAALGNQPEAARVLLSSGCGANALNSTRSSALHVAVQRGFLEVVKVLCERGCDVNLPDAHADTPLHCAISAGTGASGIVEVLTEVPGIDVTATNSQGFTLLHHASLKGHTLAVRRILARARQLVDAKKEDGFTALHLAAFNNHGEVAQVLIQEGHCDVNARNRKLQSPLHLAVQQAHVGLVPLLVDAGCSVNAEDEEGDTALHVALQRHQLLPLAADGSAGDPGPLQLLSRLQASGLPSSAELTAGAAMAYYLALEGADLSYANHRGRSPLDLAAEGRLLKALQGCAQRFRERQAGGSGSGGSAQGPRLVLSAPNTVTNLHVAAPTGPEAAECLVCSELALLVLFSPCQHRTVCEECARRMKKCIRCQVVISKKLRPGGARRPPRPAAPRRHGGGQRSPRARPTAAVGGGAAEPLQADGGAHHLSDLHRQPHPPRVPVRPRRVRALWRGAQRLPDLPPAHPRPHPDLRVAGAPRLVPGPCPAAALTSPFSVFYKKIAGLCAWLPVWGGAVRVPHR, encoded by the exons ATGGACCCAGACCCCCAAGCGGGCGTGCAGGTGGGCATGCGCGTGGTGCGTGGCGTGGACTGGAAGTGGGGCCAGCAGGACGGCGGCGAGGGCGGCGTGGGCACGGTGGTGGAGCTCGGCCGCCACGGCAGCCCTTCGACCCCCGACCGCACGGTGGTCGTGCAGTGGGACCACGGCACTCGCACCAACTACCGCGCGGGCTACCAGGGCGCACACGACCTGCTGCTCTATGACAACGCCCAAATCG GTGTCCGCCACCCCAACATCATCTGCGACTGCTGCAAGAAGCACGGGCTGCGGGGCATGCGCTGGAAGTGCCGTATCTGCTTCGACTACGATCTCTGCACGCAATGCTACATGCACAACAAACACGACCTGGCCCACGCCTTCGAGCGCTACGAGACGGCCCACTCGCGCCC GGTCATGCTGAGTCCCCGCCAGGGCCTCCCAAGGATCCCGTTAAGGGGCATCTTCCAGGGGGCGAAGGTGGTTCGGGGCCCCGACTGGGAGTGGGGCTCACAGGATG gaggagaagggaaaccaGGCCGAGTAGTGGACATCCGTGGCTGGGACGTGGAGACAGGCCGGAGCGTGGCCAGTGTGACGTGGGCTGATGGCACCACCAACGTGTACCGTGTGGGCCACAAGGGCAAGGTGGATCTCAAGTGTGTGGGCGAGGCAGCTGGCGGCTTCTACTACAGGGACCACCTCCCAAGGCTTG gcaagCCCGCAGAGCTGCAGCGCAGGGTCAGTGCTGATGGCCAGCCCTTCCAGCGTGGGGACAAGGTCAAGTGTCTGCTGGACGCGGATGTGCTGAGGGAGATGCAGGAAGGCCACGGCGGGTGGAACCCCCGGATGGCCAAG ACGGGCACCGTGCACCGCATCACAGACCGTGGGGACGTGCGTGTGCAGTTCAGCCACAAGACCCGCTGGACCTTCCACCCTGGGGCTCTCACCAAG CAAAACTCCTGCTTGGTGGGTGAGGTGGTGCGGGTTATCGATGACCTTGACATGGTGAAGCGGCTGCAGGCTGGCCATGGGGAGTGGACCGATGACATGGCCCCT GCTCTGGGCCGCATTGGGAGAGTGCTGAAGGTTTTCGGAGATGGGAACGTGGGTGTGCTGGTCAGTGGGAAGCTGTGGACCTTTAGCCCCTCCTGCCTGGTGGCCTACCGGCCTGAGGAAGATGCCAACCTGGACGTAGCTGGGCGAGCCCGGGAGAACAAAA gctcCCTGAGCGTTGTCTTGGACAAGCTTCGAGCCCAGAAGAGTGACCTGGAGCACCCAGGGAAGCTGGTGGTGGAGGTGGCTCTGGGCAATGTGGCCCGGGCTCTGGACCTGCTGCGGCGGCACCCAGAACAG GTGGACACCAAGAATCAGGGCAGGACTGCCCTGCAGATGGCTGCCTACCTAGGCCAGGTGGAGCTGGTGCGGCTGCTGCTGCAGGCTCAGGCGGGCGTTGACCTGCCGGATGATGAGGGCAACACGGCACTGCACTACGCAGCCCTGGG GAACCAGCCCGAGGCTGCCCGGGTGCTCTTGAGCTCAGGTTGTGGGGCCAATGCTCTGAACAGCACTCGGAGCTCAGCACTGCATGTGGCCGTGCAGAGGGGCTTCCTGGAAGTGGTGAAGGTCCTGTGTGAGCGTGGCTGTGACGTCAACCTGCCT GATGCCCATGCTGATACACCCCTGCACTGCGCCATCTCAGCGGGCACTGGTGCCAGCGGCATTGTGGAGGTCCTCACCGAGGTGCCAGGCATCGATGTCACTGCCACCAACAGCCAGGGCTTCACTCTGCTGCACCATGCGTCCCTCAAAGGCCACACACT AGCTGTCAGGAGGATTCTGGCGCGGGCACGGCAGCTGGTGGACGCCAAGAAGGAGGATGGTTTTACGGCACTGCACCTGGCCGCCTTCAACAACCACGGGGAGGTGGCCCAGGTTCTCATCCAAGAG ggccACTGTGATGTGAACGCTCGCAACCGTAAGCTGCAGTCCCCACTGCACCTGGCTGTGCAGCAGGCCCACGTGGGGCTGGTGCCACTGCTGGTGGATGCGGGCTGCAGCGTCAACGCCGAGGATGAGGAGGGGGACACGGCTCTGCACGTGGCCCTGCAGCGCCACCAGCTGCTGCCTCTGGCAGCTGATGGGAGCGCAGGGGACCCGGGTCCCCTGCAGCTGCTGTCCAGG CTACAGGCCTCGGGCCTTCCGAGCAGTGCAGAGCTGACGGCAGGCGCGGCTATGGCCTACTACTTAGCGCTGGAGGGCGCCGACCTGAGCTACGCCAACCACCGCGGCCGGAGTCCCCTGGACCTGGCTGCCGAGGGTCGCCTGCTCAAAGCCCTGCAGGGCTGTGCTCAGCGCTTCCG GGAGCGGCAGGCTGGAGGCAGTGGCAGCGGGGGCTCGGCCCAGGGTCCAAGACTGGTGCTCAGTGCTCCGAACACTGTAACCAACCTGCATGTGGCCGCGCCGACGGGCCCCGAGGCCGCTGAGTGCCTAGTGTGCTCGGAGCTGGCGCTGCTGGTGCTGTTCTCGCCCTGCCAGCATCGCACAGTGTGCGAGG AGTGCGCGCGCAGGATGAAGAAATGCATCAGGTGCCAGGTGGTCATCAGCAAGAAGCTGCGCCCAGGTGGGGCCcggcgcccgccccgccccgctgcCCCCAG ACGGCACGGAGGTGGTCAGCGCAGCCCCCGCGCCCGGCCCACCGCGGCAGTTGGTGGAGGAGCTGCAGAGCCGCTACAGGCAGATGGAGGAGCGCATCACCTGTCCGATTTGCATCGACAGCCACATCCGCCTCGTGTTCCAGTGCGGCCACGGCGCGTGCGCGCCCTGTGGCGCGGCGCTCAGCGCCTGCCCGATCTGCCGCCAGCCCATCCGCGACCGCATCCAGATCTTCGTGTAGCCGGCGCCCCCCGCCTCGTTCCGGGGCCATGCCCCGCGGCCGCCCTCACGAGCcctttctctgtattttataaaaagattGCTGGACTTTGTGCCTGGTTGCCTGTGTGGGGCGGGGCCGTGCGGGTCCCCCACCGCTGA